In a genomic window of Methylobacter sp. YRD-M1:
- a CDS encoding DUF1287 domain-containing protein, with amino-acid sequence MKRTAKWVLIALCIPTNVFAEITPDQLAAAAIERTAHKVVYDGRYFRIPYPGGDIPEGIDVCTDVVIRSYRRLGIDLQVLVHKDMVANFSAYPSKRLWGLTRPDSNIDHRRVPNLQAFFKRHGQTLPVSDKAETYKPGDIVTWMLPGNLPHIGIVTDNMATAAKRPLVVHNIGQGPRLEDVLFAYPITGHYRYLPDKRGNSLQVRR; translated from the coding sequence ATGAAGCGTACTGCGAAATGGGTTCTTATAGCGCTATGCATCCCGACAAATGTCTTTGCAGAAATTACACCGGACCAGCTTGCGGCTGCCGCAATTGAGAGAACTGCGCACAAAGTTGTCTATGACGGCCGGTACTTTCGGATACCGTACCCCGGGGGAGATATTCCCGAAGGAATCGACGTCTGCACAGATGTAGTCATCCGGAGCTATCGTAGACTGGGGATTGATCTGCAAGTCCTCGTACATAAGGACATGGTTGCAAATTTCAGCGCTTACCCCTCGAAGAGACTATGGGGCCTGACGCGGCCGGATTCGAACATCGACCATCGTCGAGTTCCAAATCTGCAGGCTTTTTTCAAACGTCACGGACAAACACTGCCTGTCTCAGACAAGGCGGAAACGTATAAGCCAGGGGATATTGTTACCTGGATGCTTCCGGGCAACCTGCCTCATATCGGGATCGTCACTGATAACATGGCTACGGCTGCAAAACGCCCCCTTGTGGTACACAACATTGGACAGGGGCCTCGGTTGGAAGATGTCCTGTTTGCCTATCCTATCACTGGACACTATCGCTATTTGCCGGATAAACGCGGTAACTCGCTGCAGGTGAGACGGTAA